A stretch of the Hydra vulgaris chromosome 09, alternate assembly HydraT2T_AEP genome encodes the following:
- the LOC100207737 gene encoding ras-like GTP-binding protein Rho1 — translation MVIETESKEQPKVYKKLVIVGDGGCGKTFLLLAFAKNRVPENYVPTVFETYTKTISVEQHTVVLSLFDTAGQDAYDRLRPLMYPDTDILLVCFAADSPDSYYNAHDKWIPEVKHFCPNTPLIIVCTKVDLRNDENTIKRLAKIKQVPITTAEGIRMAKFAKAASYMECSAKTFVNVSEVFHEAVQVSYRSLKNKKMRKKISHCAYI, via the coding sequence ATGGTGATAGAAACAGAATCAAAAGAGCAACCCAAAGTGTACAAAAAATTAGTCATAGTTGGGGATGGTGGATGTGGAAAAACATTTCTTCTTTTAGCATTCGCTAAAAACAGAGTACCAGAAAATTACGTTCCAACTGTTTTTGAGACTTATACTAAAACAATTTCAGTCGAACAACATACGGTCGTTCTTTCGCTGTTTGATACTGCAGGGCAGGATGCTTACGATAGACTAAGACCTTTAATGTACCCAGACACAGATATTTTACTAGTTTGTTTTGCAGCCGATTCTCCGGATTCATATTATAACGCCCACGATAAATGGATACCTGAAGTGAAACACTTTTGTCCGAATACTCCTCTGATAATTGTTTGTACGAAAGTAGATTTGCGTAATGATGAGAACACTATAAAACGATTGGCAAAAATAAAGCAGGTGCCAATTACAACAGCTGAAGGAATAAGAATGGCAAAATTTGCCAAAGCGGCATCATATATGGAGTGCTCAGCTAAGACTTTTGTTAATGTCAGTGAGGTTTTTCATGAAGCAGTTCAGGTTTCGTACCGAAGcttgaaaaacaagaaaatgagaaaaaaaataagtcattgtgcatatatataa